One genomic segment of Oreochromis aureus strain Israel breed Guangdong linkage group 9, ZZ_aureus, whole genome shotgun sequence includes these proteins:
- the c9h11orf65 gene encoding protein MFI, with amino-acid sequence MSLQVEEPQQGTLQEVAARIIQRAWRGYVASEVFRYFKELIFYCKQRDPKTILKTVNPREAELLDAAAGVFIRFRLGGINFPPNIYYKIFTHRPITDVCAGSPKDYTKQSRRKLVAQKTNKGPAVAKDDRLGWYQRMENNSWRLFCNKVVLACEPAEIGADKKMDFHYSKLQRKQDLERWRKRKKIEWLKQMYKEGRLQDHAEHRHMAALVESSTQEFMETVEKKGDDEILEWELDELLAWTNTLNFEEYMEEWRHLACSYSSEQSKDGPSHPPRLDPHELAAEQT; translated from the exons ATGAG CTTGCAGGTGGAGGAGCCCCAACAAGGGACACTGCAGGAGGTGGCAGCCAGAATAATTCAGAGGGCTTGGAGAGGATATGTG GCCAGTGAAGTCTTCAGGTATTTCAAAGAGCTGATTTTCTACTGCAAACAGCGGGATCCAAAGACCATCCTCAAAACTGTCAATCCTCGAGAG GCCGAACTACTGGATGCTGCAGCTGGAGTGTTTATCAGATTTCGACTTGGAGGG ATCAACTTTCCTCCCAATATCTATTACAAGATCTTCACCCATCGGCCCATTACGGATGTGTGTGCAGGCAGTCCGAAAGACTACACCAAGCAAAGCCGTAGGAAGCTTGTGGCCCAGAAGACCAACAAAGGCCCAGCCGTCGCAAAGGATGACCGATTGGGTTGGTACCAGCGCATGGAGAACAATAGTTGGAGGCTGTTCTGTAACAAG GTGGTTTTGGCATGTGAGCCTGCAGAGATCGGTGCTGACAAAAAAATGGACTTTCATTACTCCAAGTTGCAGCGGAAGCAAGATttagagaggtggaggaagagaaagaaaattgaATGGCTGAAGCAGAT gtataaagAGGGTCGTCTGCAGGATCATGCGGAGCACAGACACATGGCGGCCCTGGTGGAGAGTTCCACCCAGGAATTCATGGAGACCGTTGAAAAGAAAGGAGATGATGAAATACTGGAATGGGAGCTGGATGAGCTGCTGGCCTGGACCAACACTCTAAACTTCGAGGA GTATATGGAGGAATGGAGACATTTGGCCTGTAGTTACTCCTCTGAGCAGAGCAAAG ATGGCCCTTCTCACCCACCCAGGTTAGATCCACACGAGCTGGCAGCAGAACAAACATGA
- the LOC116312691 gene encoding proteasome maturation protein, producing MCRHQNETLPDTAVYRKERGTNEVTMNSRGLRSQLKDSVPVAGFSPQGAYGVQDSLRSGFTSVKNELLPSHPLELSEKNFQLNQDKMNFSTLRNIQGLHAPLKLQMEYRAARQIQRLPFLQSSNLALDTLRNSDESIGFEDVLNDPTQSEVMGEPHMMVEYKLGLL from the exons ATGTGTCGTCATCAAAACGAGACGCTACCGGATACAGCAGTGTATCGAAAGGAAAGGGGAACAAACGAAGTGACAATG AATTCCAGAGGACTTCGCTCTCAGCTTAAGGACAGTGTACCTGTGGCTGGGTTCTCTCCACAGGGAGCTTACGGAGTGCAGGACTCCCTCCGTAGTGG ATTTACCAGTGTTAAGAATGAACTGCTTCCAAGCCACCCGCTGGAGCtgtcagaaaaaaat TTCCAGTTGAACCAGGATAAGATGAATTTCTCAACACTCAGAAACATCCAGGGTCTTCACGCTCCTCTCAAACTGCAAATGGAGTACAGGGCGGCCCGACAG ATCCAGCGTCTCCCATTCCTACAGAGCTCAAATTTGGCTCTCGATACGCTGCGAAACAGCGATGAGTCCATTGGATTTGAAGACGTCCTCAACG ATCCAACCCAGAGTGAAGTGATGGGTGAGCCACACATGATGGTGGAGTACAAATTGGGATTGTTGTGA